Proteins found in one Nitratiruptor sp. SB155-2 genomic segment:
- a CDS encoding alginate export family protein translates to MRNKILLSFFAASLLYGNDTCYSVQLLSSNKPFNYKSSFPQGAKIMHINRTYTLRYGCFDQVRDAKPALRRLKRQFPQAYIVSTYRYRFKDGNSHTKSLQTFKKDLYFQPANTKKKHPSSLQKEESNIEEEIIPSPPIKTIVTQDATPQVSAPKQSIQKVRKKSCFTIDLIESQNPIDNANLPLGTKIIQKYGMYIAQYGCFDTVTQAKPTWQRLKKEFPEAIIIPTTQEIVEETTEKLGPIHKRFQTIHTLSPLQQKPKSSLPKPSFYKKVPTAHTKQSNCSSETEKNIVACRDKCIENKKNYPWENIDLDAVESYVNALVEQRIPKLTIPKSSTRSLSHILIGNEENTTYPTPQEKLNFYTTASLNINYGQTDTNGTRLDNQSLTVTAGLKYKYYFLPLWYFFTDDRALLYLSKSKAETKFDVKELYISSDGLFDNQANFLIGRKYLKDKRAWYYKTSLDSVGIFNKHDLLLYELYGGTRLTDSIVFNTGEDESLVNLKDTKFLIGHLSYEYLKDNTIEGFYIHEDGNLKNADWVGIRMQGKIERFNQDKISYWADVAHANGSYKRLRTITTFPPITIQENKKIQGLGFDIGGKYTFTRYNSAIAASVAYGSGGGNLYRQPSLTNNRSNYLSKDISFRRYGSFFNPELSNMWISSVYFVHHLWGDQNKTAIAALHNYMQDKASSTQYFASPYTYAPNGKKKNLGSEIDLILHYDLFDDTYWRFVLGYFFGGEAFNNKASKKDGLNAQIYFKYLW, encoded by the coding sequence ATGAGAAATAAAATCCTTCTCTCTTTTTTTGCGGCATCGCTGCTGTATGGAAATGATACCTGTTACTCTGTTCAGCTTCTAAGCAGCAACAAACCTTTTAACTACAAAAGCTCTTTTCCCCAAGGGGCAAAAATCATGCATATCAACAGAACCTACACATTGCGCTATGGCTGCTTTGATCAGGTTAGGGATGCAAAACCGGCTCTAAGACGTTTAAAACGGCAGTTCCCACAAGCTTATATTGTCTCCACATACCGATACCGATTCAAAGATGGTAATTCACATACAAAATCCCTTCAAACCTTTAAAAAAGATTTGTACTTCCAGCCTGCCAATACAAAAAAAAAGCACCCATCCAGCCTACAAAAAGAAGAATCGAACATTGAGGAAGAGATCATACCAAGTCCACCTATCAAAACAATCGTTACACAAGATGCAACGCCTCAAGTGAGTGCACCAAAACAATCTATTCAAAAAGTGAGGAAAAAAAGCTGCTTTACTATTGATTTGATTGAGAGTCAAAACCCCATCGATAATGCCAATCTTCCTTTAGGGACAAAGATTATCCAAAAATATGGAATGTATATTGCCCAATATGGCTGTTTTGATACTGTCACCCAAGCAAAACCAACCTGGCAACGACTCAAAAAGGAGTTTCCTGAAGCTATCATCATCCCAACTACACAAGAGATCGTGGAAGAAACAACTGAAAAACTTGGTCCAATTCATAAACGATTCCAAACCATTCACACTCTATCACCATTGCAACAAAAACCAAAAAGCTCCCTTCCCAAACCATCCTTTTATAAAAAAGTCCCTACAGCTCATACCAAACAAAGCAACTGTTCTTCTGAAACAGAGAAGAACATCGTTGCATGCAGAGATAAATGCATCGAAAACAAAAAGAACTACCCGTGGGAAAACATCGATCTTGATGCAGTAGAAAGTTATGTAAATGCATTGGTAGAACAAAGAATTCCAAAACTCACTATCCCAAAATCTTCGACCAGATCTCTTTCTCATATCTTAATTGGCAATGAAGAAAATACCACGTATCCTACACCACAAGAAAAACTCAATTTCTACACTACAGCTTCTCTCAACATCAACTATGGTCAAACAGACACCAACGGAACCAGACTCGATAATCAATCATTAACAGTTACTGCAGGGCTGAAATACAAATACTACTTTCTCCCTTTGTGGTACTTTTTTACAGACGATAGAGCACTTCTATATCTTTCAAAAAGCAAAGCGGAAACAAAATTTGATGTCAAAGAGCTTTACATCAGTAGCGATGGACTCTTTGACAATCAGGCCAATTTTCTGATCGGAAGAAAATATCTCAAAGACAAACGAGCATGGTATTACAAAACCTCCCTCGACAGTGTCGGGATATTTAACAAACATGATCTTTTGCTGTATGAACTCTATGGCGGTACACGACTTACTGACAGTATCGTTTTCAATACTGGAGAAGATGAGTCATTAGTCAATCTCAAAGATACAAAATTTCTCATTGGACATCTCAGCTACGAATACCTCAAAGACAATACTATTGAAGGCTTTTACATTCACGAAGATGGCAACCTCAAAAATGCAGATTGGGTCGGTATTCGTATGCAAGGAAAGATAGAGCGCTTCAATCAGGACAAAATTTCCTATTGGGCAGATGTAGCACACGCCAATGGCTCCTACAAAAGATTGCGCACTATCACCACTTTTCCACCCATCACTATCCAAGAAAACAAAAAGATACAAGGTCTTGGATTTGATATCGGAGGCAAATACACCTTTACGCGATACAACAGCGCAATCGCAGCATCTGTAGCATATGGTTCTGGTGGCGGCAATCTCTATAGGCAACCCTCACTAACCAACAACAGATCCAACTACTTAAGCAAAGATATCTCATTTAGACGTTACGGCTCTTTTTTCAATCCAGAGCTCTCCAACATGTGGATCAGTTCAGTCTACTTTGTCCACCATCTGTGGGGGGATCAAAACAAAACAGCTATTGCAGCACTGCACAATTACATGCAAGATAAAGCATCCTCAACACAATATTTTGCATCCCCTTATACCTATGCGCCAAACGGGAAAAAGAAAAATTTAGGGAGTGAAATCGATCTGATTCTCCACTACGATCTGTTTGACGATACATACTGGCGCTTTGTCTTGGGCTACTTTTTTGGTGGAGAAGCCTTTAACAACAAAGCATCAAAAAAGGATGGTTTGAATGCACAAATCTATTTTAAATATCTTTGGTAG
- a CDS encoding right-handed parallel beta-helix repeat-containing protein — translation MKVIVLLLIALDLVAGYCYSILTKVDSSTPVSENYFYNPYAPPQKRCNLFLKPPLFRKANLAYVGCYKKKERAQKALETLHFNFKDPKIVYHKVYDGIPYVIFPQNSYLSLTKAKHYLQNIYRRYTPYNVLRKFPNRFYGNGIELYDLDKADFIPSINLYSFYAFHNRGNRKILVLYDGVYSLEYLYNKLQNPRLIKKVDSKTYEINIPIFVSSTAKLVIKNKTVRLQTLPKPIFIIYYGNLYLANSRFITWDMRKNRYCPREYIPKRKILYINYEKPRPYFLGLPGSKSYFVNNIFNGLGFHSTSATFGIGLLSPKRHDYIPYSQAMYYFLSHANAPTGAYIGNDISNSTMGFYTNGAKNAIYLGNFTYNNTIYNFDPHDYSQNLVIAKNLVMNAKIAHGIIVSRGVEHSYMVDNIALNNHSNGLMVDRLSNNNIIYNNLSIANGFMGISSQESKNILIAHNTVIGNNIDGIIIRNSLQVGIHHNTIRYNGKNGVEVLEKNIDDIPGRDFRRDPYFKASSAVISHNDIRSNYNANIMVKNGAAVKMYKNNIPNYLGIGGDLNFFYDRIIQHRGSFTLYGLGFPFHARSSDLLELNPFAYKVAKKIYIDIANTPNDYFGTHLAGLYINREAKEWTDLELRRASSILSKGALTFLGFFYLTQSRQTGFSDKEKSIEGLSYIIEDAILSDNVLNFHRLEYLRFFIPNGADLIAEAFQRAIDRMRQGRLFNESAYERCPICKNSLYKKRKILAAWKLFRYKFQMSNAPTFLAYCKTFAKEFTIFTTPVTIYFKKLIKEENAIKESFNLYYSRVYKLARKYKLCKNYLKNQQRAKIQGLSFIRMKKKRILQLVEPKMRKYLQEINRYRLRKIAYDTVVKKLTLGHDYEK, via the coding sequence ATGAAAGTTATAGTACTGCTGCTCATCGCTTTGGATCTAGTTGCGGGATATTGCTACTCCATCTTGACCAAAGTGGACAGCTCTACTCCAGTGAGTGAAAACTACTTTTACAATCCATACGCTCCGCCTCAAAAACGGTGTAATCTTTTTTTAAAACCTCCTCTTTTCCGTAAAGCCAATTTAGCCTATGTAGGCTGTTACAAAAAAAAGGAGCGCGCACAAAAAGCGCTAGAGACACTCCATTTTAACTTCAAAGATCCCAAAATTGTCTATCATAAAGTGTATGATGGCATTCCATATGTCATCTTTCCCCAAAACTCCTATCTCTCTTTAACAAAAGCAAAACACTACCTTCAAAATATCTACAGAAGATACACGCCCTACAATGTTTTACGGAAATTTCCGAACCGATTCTATGGAAACGGTATTGAATTGTACGATCTGGATAAAGCTGATTTCATCCCATCCATTAACCTTTACTCTTTTTATGCATTCCATAATCGAGGCAACAGAAAAATCTTAGTTCTTTATGATGGGGTATACAGTTTGGAGTATCTTTACAACAAACTCCAAAATCCTCGATTGATCAAAAAAGTCGATAGCAAAACATATGAAATCAATATCCCCATTTTTGTTTCATCCACAGCAAAACTTGTTATCAAAAATAAAACAGTCAGATTGCAAACCCTTCCAAAACCGATCTTTATCATCTACTATGGCAACCTCTATTTAGCCAATAGCAGATTTATCACATGGGACATGAGAAAAAATCGTTATTGTCCAAGAGAATATATTCCAAAAAGGAAAATACTGTATATCAACTATGAAAAACCAAGACCCTATTTTCTGGGGCTTCCTGGTTCAAAAAGCTATTTTGTCAACAATATATTCAATGGCCTTGGTTTCCATAGCACCTCCGCTACATTCGGAATCGGCCTGCTCTCACCCAAAAGACACGATTATATTCCCTACTCCCAGGCGATGTATTACTTCTTAAGTCATGCAAATGCACCTACTGGCGCCTATATCGGGAACGATATTTCCAACTCTACTATGGGTTTTTATACCAATGGAGCCAAAAATGCTATCTATTTGGGCAATTTTACATACAACAATACCATCTACAACTTTGACCCCCATGACTATTCCCAAAATCTCGTCATTGCCAAAAATCTGGTAATGAATGCAAAAATTGCACACGGTATCATCGTTTCTCGTGGCGTAGAGCACTCCTATATGGTCGACAATATTGCACTCAACAATCACTCCAACGGCTTGATGGTCGACAGGCTCTCCAACAACAACATCATCTACAACAATCTCTCCATAGCAAATGGTTTTATGGGCATATCATCCCAAGAAAGCAAAAATATCTTGATTGCCCACAATACTGTCATTGGCAATAACATCGACGGTATCATAATAAGAAATTCACTCCAGGTGGGAATACATCACAATACCATCCGTTACAACGGAAAAAATGGTGTAGAAGTTTTGGAGAAAAATATCGATGATATTCCTGGCAGAGATTTTCGTAGAGACCCCTATTTCAAGGCATCTTCTGCTGTTATTTCGCATAATGATATTAGGTCCAATTACAATGCAAACATCATGGTCAAAAACGGTGCTGCTGTCAAAATGTATAAAAACAATATTCCAAACTATCTTGGCATAGGAGGCGATCTGAACTTCTTTTATGATCGTATCATCCAACATAGAGGCTCTTTCACCCTTTATGGACTCGGTTTTCCATTCCACGCCCGTAGCAGCGATCTGTTAGAGCTCAATCCTTTTGCATATAAAGTCGCCAAAAAAATCTATATCGACATTGCCAATACTCCAAACGACTACTTTGGAACCCATCTTGCTGGACTGTATATTAACCGAGAAGCAAAAGAGTGGACAGATTTAGAACTGCGTAGAGCTAGCTCCATCCTCTCTAAAGGCGCCTTGACATTTCTGGGCTTCTTTTACCTGACACAAAGCAGACAGACGGGATTTTCTGATAAAGAAAAGAGTATCGAAGGACTCAGCTACATTATAGAAGATGCGATTTTAAGTGATAATGTTCTTAACTTTCATAGACTCGAATATCTACGCTTTTTCATACCAAATGGCGCTGACTTGATAGCAGAGGCATTTCAACGGGCAATTGATCGAATGCGTCAGGGTCGGTTGTTTAATGAAAGTGCGTATGAGCGGTGTCCTATATGCAAAAACTCTCTTTATAAAAAAAGAAAAATCCTGGCAGCATGGAAACTGTTTCGATACAAATTTCAGATGTCCAACGCTCCAACATTTTTGGCATACTGCAAAACTTTCGCCAAAGAGTTTACCATCTTCACAACACCTGTCACTATCTATTTTAAAAAGTTGATCAAAGAAGAGAATGCAATCAAAGAAAGTTTCAATCTTTACTACAGCAGAGTCTACAAACTTGCAAGAAAATATAAACTTTGTAAAAACTATCTCAAAAACCAACAAAGAGCGAAAATTCAGGGGCTCTCATTTATTCGAATGAAAAAGAAAAGGATTTTGCAATTGGTTGAACCGAAAATGAGAAAATATCTGCAAGAGATTAACCGATATCGTTTAAGAAAAATTGCATATGATACAGTGGTTAAAAAACTCACATTAGGGCATGATTATGAGAAATAA
- a CDS encoding PilZ domain-containing protein, with translation MNRENKEKLAKQIMHEAEVTRQFARYKIPAKVEIDGKIYVVDNWSLGGLAIKNAPKEFCQKPMRKGKMIFKYDTFETVVDNLNLEFICTGKRAEGDHYPLLGAKFHNLEDYQISILNQIITAYINGDIITKEDILYAVTRQITYPKKEEKKLNKKRADKLLILIYTVIFLLLSFLGYIAYYRTFVVQTANAYVDGNITVIRAPFLSYIHFTKTLHRGDNIEINQTIAIARFIDGEMQPIISPLNGTVLKVNVLENEFRNTAEPVVTVLQKDTAPYIIAKMDHKFFKKVKVGYIAKVRTQDDQIFEAKVVKIEPAQPVDLEKAKILANIYNRPRDYDTLYLEPTEPIDISLINTTVYVTIDTFWQ, from the coding sequence ATGAATAGAGAAAACAAAGAGAAACTCGCCAAGCAGATCATGCATGAAGCAGAAGTTACAAGACAGTTTGCTCGCTACAAGATCCCGGCCAAAGTGGAAATAGATGGAAAAATTTATGTAGTGGATAATTGGTCTTTGGGTGGTTTGGCTATCAAAAATGCACCAAAAGAGTTTTGTCAAAAACCGATGCGAAAAGGGAAAATGATTTTTAAATACGATACTTTTGAAACGGTTGTCGACAATCTGAATCTGGAGTTCATCTGTACCGGTAAAAGAGCCGAAGGGGATCACTATCCTTTGCTTGGAGCAAAGTTTCACAATCTCGAAGATTATCAAATTTCCATACTCAATCAAATCATCACAGCATACATCAACGGTGATATTATCACAAAAGAAGACATTCTCTATGCAGTCACAAGGCAAATAACCTATCCCAAAAAGGAAGAGAAAAAACTTAACAAAAAAAGAGCGGATAAGTTATTGATCTTAATCTACACCGTTATTTTTCTTTTACTCTCATTCTTAGGCTATATTGCCTATTACCGAACATTTGTCGTACAGACTGCGAACGCCTATGTAGACGGTAACATTACCGTCATCCGCGCACCATTTCTTTCCTACATCCATTTCACAAAGACTCTACATAGAGGCGATAACATCGAAATCAATCAAACGATCGCTATCGCGCGCTTTATCGATGGGGAAATGCAACCAATCATTTCCCCTTTGAATGGAACTGTCCTGAAAGTCAATGTTTTGGAGAACGAATTTAGAAATACAGCAGAACCTGTGGTCACAGTATTGCAAAAAGATACAGCACCTTATATCATCGCAAAAATGGATCACAAATTCTTTAAAAAGGTAAAAGTTGGTTATATCGCTAAAGTACGTACACAAGATGACCAAATATTTGAAGCAAAAGTAGTAAAAATTGAGCCTGCCCAACCTGTCGATTTGGAAAAAGCAAAAATATTGGCCAATATCTATAATCGCCCAAGAGATTACGACACGCTCTATTTAGAACCAACCGAGCCGATTGATATTTCACTAATTAACACAACGGTCTATGTGACGATAGATACTTTTTGGCAATAG
- a CDS encoding glycosyltransferase: MYQESSNRQFVFFVLYIILVIVYALALPRELFDPYQKQLIFILGIVGAYRYTWFFINNIRARRYIKYKFRQMRKKEEAAGDEIDPDHLFILITTYKIATSISVKVYREAIKDAIASGYPTTLIASIVEISEERLVRRIFLELEPPERVKLVIVRIKGTGKRDALATGYRVIANTPQVNLKKSVVAVIDGDSIVTPGTFRKCARLFGLDPNLGGLTTDEDSILLTPPKTISEYLYLNWYRLRMAQRNISMCSVALSDRILTLTGRMSMIRANIVSKAAFVKTVQLDYVKHWRLGTFEFLTGDDKSSLYYVMKDGWSLTYVPDVMVYTIDELVHKNFFIGSLMLMTRWFGNQYRTNLKQLKIKDVRERIGNFPWYAIIDQRITKWMTPYGFFLALLGAIHWGIYILFAYIWWVLFSRLIMIFVYRMTRKNIHPMWPLLLYYHQLVGSLTKIYIWEHLYKQSWTRQKTKLKSKEAFIEWYYRVSSNGTLTIKMLLFLITIAFLVQMLTFDDIWLYLHFIKDVLT, translated from the coding sequence ATGTATCAAGAGAGTAGCAACCGCCAATTTGTCTTTTTTGTGCTCTATATCATTTTGGTTATTGTATACGCTCTTGCCTTGCCACGTGAACTTTTTGATCCCTACCAGAAGCAGTTGATTTTCATATTAGGGATAGTAGGCGCATACCGCTATACCTGGTTTTTTATCAACAATATACGGGCTCGCCGCTATATAAAGTACAAATTTCGACAAATGAGAAAAAAAGAAGAGGCTGCAGGTGATGAAATCGATCCAGATCATCTTTTTATCCTCATTACAACATATAAAATTGCAACAAGCATCTCTGTAAAAGTCTATCGAGAAGCGATTAAAGATGCGATCGCTTCTGGATATCCTACGACACTTATCGCTTCTATTGTCGAGATTTCTGAAGAACGGCTTGTAAGAAGAATATTTTTAGAGTTAGAACCGCCTGAAAGAGTCAAACTTGTTATCGTGCGGATCAAAGGAACCGGTAAAAGAGATGCTTTGGCTACCGGTTATCGCGTCATTGCCAATACGCCACAGGTTAATTTGAAAAAAAGCGTCGTTGCAGTCATCGATGGCGATTCGATTGTAACACCGGGAACCTTTCGCAAATGCGCTAGACTCTTTGGGCTCGATCCGAATCTCGGTGGACTTACAACCGATGAGGACTCTATTCTCCTCACTCCTCCTAAAACCATATCAGAATATCTCTATCTCAACTGGTATCGTCTTCGCATGGCACAACGGAATATCTCCATGTGCTCCGTAGCACTTTCTGACCGGATCCTCACACTTACCGGCCGTATGTCGATGATCAGAGCCAATATTGTATCAAAAGCCGCTTTTGTAAAAACGGTTCAGCTCGACTATGTCAAACACTGGCGGTTGGGAACGTTTGAATTTTTGACCGGAGATGACAAATCGAGTCTTTATTATGTCATGAAAGATGGGTGGAGCCTTACCTATGTCCCTGATGTGATGGTTTATACGATCGATGAACTTGTACACAAAAACTTTTTTATCGGCTCATTGATGCTCATGACACGCTGGTTTGGCAATCAATACAGAACAAATCTTAAGCAATTAAAAATCAAAGATGTTCGTGAACGGATAGGAAATTTTCCTTGGTATGCCATTATCGATCAACGCATCACCAAATGGATGACACCATATGGATTCTTTTTAGCTCTCCTTGGAGCTATTCACTGGGGAATATATATTTTGTTTGCCTATATCTGGTGGGTACTCTTTTCTCGACTCATCATGATTTTTGTCTATCGTATGACACGAAAAAATATCCATCCTATGTGGCCTCTGCTGCTTTACTACCATCAGCTGGTGGGTTCATTGACAAAAATCTATATATGGGAGCATCTGTACAAGCAATCATGGACTAGACAGAAAACAAAGCTAAAAAGCAAGGAGGCTTTTATCGAGTGGTACTACCGTGTCAGTTCCAATGGTACACTGACCATCAAGATGCTTCTTTTTTTAATCACCATCGCTTTTTTGGTCCAAATGCTCACATTTGACGATATTTGGCTCTACCTTCACTTTATAAAGGATGTGTTGACATGA
- a CDS encoding nucleotide sugar dehydrogenase yields the protein MKISVVGLGYVGSVCSAAFAKEGHHVIGVDVDSIKVNLINQGKSPIVEKGLDTLIREGVEANRLEATTDLAYAIANTDLTIIAVGTPSRKNGSLDLRYIEETAKAIGEDLKKKKGYHIVAMRSTVLPRTGQDIVIPLIEKISGKKHGKDFGYASNPEFLRESTAIEDFYHPPFTVVGANDPKVFSIFKELYSFLDAPLFETEIEVAEMIKYASNSWHATKVTFANEIGMICKELGIDSHEVMRIFCEDTKLNISSYYLKPGYAFGGSCLPKDLRAITHKAKELDVITPMMEHIMPSNEWQIRRVYRDFIQPLPSKKVAFLGLSFKADTDDLRESPQLALAEMLIGKGYELFIYDKNVSLAKKEGALKTLLEGDLHHINERLYENLEKTIQKADIIILGNNAKEFKEIPLTYTDKYIVDLVRVIDKKSDKKYQGICW from the coding sequence ATGAAAATAAGTGTTGTAGGTTTAGGATATGTAGGCAGTGTCTGTTCTGCAGCTTTTGCCAAAGAGGGACACCATGTCATCGGCGTTGATGTAGACAGCATTAAAGTTAATCTTATCAATCAAGGAAAATCACCGATCGTAGAAAAAGGGCTTGATACCCTTATCCGGGAAGGCGTAGAAGCAAACCGCTTAGAAGCCACTACCGATTTGGCATATGCCATCGCTAATACCGATCTTACAATTATTGCTGTAGGAACACCAAGTCGAAAAAATGGCTCTTTGGATCTTCGATATATCGAAGAGACGGCAAAAGCTATCGGAGAAGATCTCAAAAAGAAAAAGGGGTATCATATTGTGGCTATGCGCAGCACCGTTTTACCAAGAACAGGCCAAGATATTGTTATCCCTTTGATTGAAAAGATCTCAGGAAAAAAACACGGAAAAGATTTTGGATATGCTTCCAATCCGGAGTTCTTACGGGAAAGCACCGCAATAGAAGATTTCTATCATCCCCCTTTTACTGTTGTGGGAGCCAATGATCCGAAAGTGTTTTCCATTTTTAAAGAGCTCTACTCATTTTTGGATGCTCCCTTGTTTGAAACAGAAATCGAAGTAGCGGAAATGATCAAATATGCTTCCAACAGCTGGCACGCAACCAAAGTAACATTTGCAAACGAAATAGGTATGATCTGCAAAGAGTTGGGTATCGATTCACATGAAGTAATGCGTATCTTTTGTGAAGATACAAAACTCAATATCTCATCATACTATCTCAAACCCGGGTATGCCTTTGGAGGTTCATGCCTTCCAAAAGATCTCAGAGCTATCACCCATAAAGCCAAAGAACTCGATGTCATCACCCCAATGATGGAACATATTATGCCAAGCAACGAGTGGCAGATACGAAGGGTCTATCGAGACTTCATCCAGCCTTTGCCATCGAAAAAAGTCGCCTTTTTAGGTCTCAGTTTCAAAGCCGATACCGATGATTTACGTGAATCACCCCAACTTGCACTTGCGGAAATGTTGATAGGAAAGGGATATGAACTCTTTATTTATGACAAAAATGTCTCTTTGGCAAAAAAGGAAGGCGCTCTCAAGACCCTTTTGGAAGGTGATTTGCACCATATCAATGAAAGATTGTATGAAAACTTAGAAAAAACTATACAAAAAGCTGATATAATCATTTTAGGTAACAATGCTAAAGAATTTAAAGAAATTCCTTTGACATATACCGATAAATATATAGTCGATTTGGTACGAGTAATCGATAAAAAGAGCGATAAAAAGTATCAAGGCATTTGCTGGTAA
- a CDS encoding PP2C family protein-serine/threonine phosphatase, with the protein MVHITYCSEKGNVRTQNEDYLLIADEITQACSHKNIRNTHFLVAVADGMGGYQEGARAAKTVLEYIQKRKPSNRQMVVATLLEAKEALKKIAAQERISLGTALAGISWHGNKALIFNVGDCRIYKISPQEEKLLSKDHTLAHELQEAGIKNFNSNILTSSISGGMGIEDFEIFFSSTTIEKGNKIVLCSDGFWKEFASQMKQIAFASNILKAFEKAKKGKELCDNVSFVVIEQKGTIIDRLLYFIKENR; encoded by the coding sequence ATGGTGCATATTACGTATTGCAGTGAAAAAGGAAATGTACGCACACAAAATGAAGATTATCTCCTAATTGCTGACGAAATAACACAGGCCTGCTCTCATAAAAATATAAGAAATACACACTTTTTAGTAGCTGTTGCCGATGGCATGGGAGGATATCAAGAAGGCGCAAGGGCGGCAAAGACGGTATTGGAATATATACAAAAACGTAAACCATCCAATCGTCAGATGGTTGTTGCAACACTTCTTGAAGCAAAAGAGGCTTTGAAGAAAATTGCTGCCCAAGAGAGGATTTCTTTGGGAACAGCATTAGCTGGTATTTCCTGGCATGGAAATAAAGCACTTATATTCAATGTTGGAGATTGCCGTATCTATAAAATTTCTCCGCAGGAGGAGAAACTCTTGAGTAAAGATCATACATTAGCCCATGAACTGCAAGAAGCAGGAATCAAAAATTTTAACAGTAACATTCTTACTTCATCTATCTCTGGGGGAATGGGCATTGAGGATTTTGAAATATTTTTCTCATCAACCACCATAGAAAAAGGTAACAAAATTGTGCTTTGCTCTGACGGTTTTTGGAAAGAGTTTGCATCACAAATGAAGCAAATTGCTTTCGCGTCCAATATCCTCAAAGCTTTTGAAAAAGCAAAAAAAGGAAAAGAACTTTGTGATAATGTTAGTTTTGTCGTTATTGAGCAAAAAGGCACTATAATAGATAGACTACTTTATTTTATAAAGGAAAACAGATGA